The following proteins are co-located in the Salvelinus fontinalis isolate EN_2023a chromosome 41, ASM2944872v1, whole genome shotgun sequence genome:
- the LOC129840495 gene encoding T-cell surface antigen CD2-like isoform X1, which produces MACTLPLAFLVLHGFLSLSADSCDYYLRHGSFFSIPLKYTDLSSKEITWKHNGNVILKRKNGMFKPGKAEDILDDGSLQLKGLSLANEGTYKAEVFNSDGKSIKEESFSLCMKEKVSKPSVEITCSAKYVTFTCILTNTEGVTFKWSKNKQPINEKTKILTIGLIELKEPDAFTCSAVNEVSMETSDIIKPTCNAVSKSGDRHLLFGFDFLTMVGILAGGGGLVLLLIIITLVCCCLSRRKSQMRFEEERELRLAPLTKTQHPSHPEGQKQRQRPPGGAPPGSTGPRPTARASSQAAPQPRAQARGRPPQTPMDDDEEQPPPLPQPRKKGPHASRQ; this is translated from the exons ATGGCCTGTACATTACCACTGGCATTCCTTGTCCTTCAtggatttctctctctttcagcaG ATTCATGCGACTATTATCTCCGACATGGATctttcttctccatccctctgaaATACACTGACTTGAGTTCGAAAGAAATAACCTGGAAACACAATGGCAACGTTATATTAAAAAGAAAGAATGGGATGTTCAAACCAGGCAAGGCTGAGGACATCTTAGATGATGGGTCTCTCCAGCTCAAAGGCCTGTCGTTGGCAAACGAAGGTACTTACAAAGCAGAGGTGTTCAACAGCGACGGGAAAAGCATCAAAGAAGAGTCCTTCAGCCTGTGTATGAAGG AAAAAGTCTCTAAGCCCTCAGTTGAAATCACCTGTTCTGCTAAGTACGTCACCTTTACCTGTATCTTGACCAACACTGAGGGAGTGACCTTCAAGTGGAGCAAGAACAAACAGCCTataaatgagaaaacaaaaatcttGACCATCGGTCTGATAGAACTGAAGGAGCCGGACGCCTTCACCTGCTCTGCAGTCAACGAGGTCAGCATGGAGACAAGTGACATCATCAAACCAACGTGCAACG CTGTCTCAAAATCGGGTGATCGGCATTTACTGTTTGGTTTTGATTTCTTGACCATGGTGGGCATCCTGGCCGGGGGAGGGGGCTTGgtactcctcctcatcatcatcaccttgGTGTGCTGTTGCCTCAGCCGACGCAAGAGCCAGATGCGCTTTGAAG aggaaagagagttgaGACTAGCCCCCCTGACCAAGACCCAGCATCCTTCTCACCCAGAGGGCCAGAAGCAAAGGCAGAGACCCCCCGGTGGGGCCCCACCTGGTTCCAcgggccccaggcccacggccaGAGCCTCAAGCCAGGCCGCGCCCCAACCCAGAGCCCAGGCTCGAGGGAGGCCTCCACAGACACCAATGGATGACGATGAGGAGCAGCCCCCACCACTACCCCAGCCTAGGAAGAAAGGCCCTCACGCCTCCAGGCAATAA
- the LOC129840495 gene encoding T-cell surface antigen CD2-like isoform X2: MFKPGKAEDILDDGSLQLKGLSLANEGTYKAEVFNSDGKSIKEESFSLCMKEKVSKPSVEITCSAKYVTFTCILTNTEGVTFKWSKNKQPINEKTKILTIGLIELKEPDAFTCSAVNEVSMETSDIIKPTCNAVSKSGDRHLLFGFDFLTMVGILAGGGGLVLLLIIITLVCCCLSRRKSQMRFEEERELRLAPLTKTQHPSHPEGQKQRQRPPGGAPPGSTGPRPTARASSQAAPQPRAQARGRPPQTPMDDDEEQPPPLPQPRKKGPHASRQ; this comes from the exons ATGTTCAAACCAGGCAAGGCTGAGGACATCTTAGATGATGGGTCTCTCCAGCTCAAAGGCCTGTCGTTGGCAAACGAAGGTACTTACAAAGCAGAGGTGTTCAACAGCGACGGGAAAAGCATCAAAGAAGAGTCCTTCAGCCTGTGTATGAAGG AAAAAGTCTCTAAGCCCTCAGTTGAAATCACCTGTTCTGCTAAGTACGTCACCTTTACCTGTATCTTGACCAACACTGAGGGAGTGACCTTCAAGTGGAGCAAGAACAAACAGCCTataaatgagaaaacaaaaatcttGACCATCGGTCTGATAGAACTGAAGGAGCCGGACGCCTTCACCTGCTCTGCAGTCAACGAGGTCAGCATGGAGACAAGTGACATCATCAAACCAACGTGCAACG CTGTCTCAAAATCGGGTGATCGGCATTTACTGTTTGGTTTTGATTTCTTGACCATGGTGGGCATCCTGGCCGGGGGAGGGGGCTTGgtactcctcctcatcatcatcaccttgGTGTGCTGTTGCCTCAGCCGACGCAAGAGCCAGATGCGCTTTGAAG aggaaagagagttgaGACTAGCCCCCCTGACCAAGACCCAGCATCCTTCTCACCCAGAGGGCCAGAAGCAAAGGCAGAGACCCCCCGGTGGGGCCCCACCTGGTTCCAcgggccccaggcccacggccaGAGCCTCAAGCCAGGCCGCGCCCCAACCCAGAGCCCAGGCTCGAGGGAGGCCTCCACAGACACCAATGGATGACGATGAGGAGCAGCCCCCACCACTACCCCAGCCTAGGAAGAAAGGCCCTCACGCCTCCAGGCAATAA